A genomic stretch from Puntigrus tetrazona isolate hp1 chromosome 6, ASM1883169v1, whole genome shotgun sequence includes:
- the atg4c gene encoding cysteine protease ATG4C: protein MSCDGFCSVAEKMETKETDEVEKLKSKFMSAWHNVKYSWALKSKTAFSRNSPVFLLGKCYHFKAVDDESPTESYTPDALDDDIVTGNVDGFRKDFTSRVWLTYREEFPALPGSSITSDCGWGCTLRAGQMILAQALLLHILGRDWTWTEALTLEPLDTETWTSSAARRLVATLEASIQGERAQVTQPICAAQGGAEEADSYLQEESHRTIVSWFGDTPSAQLGVHRLVQLGMTSGKRAGDWYGPAVVAHILRKAVDEAVDTMLKGISVYVAQDCTVYSADVIDSHSKQTGSHGDPQGLNPGAAPDSRAVIILIPVRLGGEKINLEYLSFVKSILSLEYCIGIIGGKPKQAYYFVDFKDDSLIYMDPHYCQSFVDVSTSDFPLQSFHCPSPKKMPFSKMDPSCTVGFYSKNVEHYERISNELSKILQPSSKEKYPAFTFMKGHGKDYELSVAVEKREWPFIRDTRKAGSTSGDFVLL, encoded by the exons ATGAGCTGTGATGGGTTCTGCTCCGTGGCTGAGAAAATGGAGACTAAAGAGACCGACGAGGTGGAGAAACTAAAGTCCAAGTTCATGTCAGCATGGCACAATGTGAAATATA GTTGGGCTCTTAAGTCAAAAACCGCCTTCAGTCGTAATTCTCCTGTTTTCTTGTTGGGGAAATGCTACCACTTCAAGGCTGTGG ATGACGAAAGCCCTACTGAGAGTTATACTCCTGATGCATTAGATGACGATATTGTCACAGGGAATGTTGATGGATTTCGCAAGGACTTCACCTCACGAGTTTGGCTGACCTATCGAGAAGAGTTTCCTGCTCTTCCTGGCTCCTCCATCACTTCAGACTGCGGGTGGGGTTGTACACTCCGGGCAGGGCAGATGATTTTGGCCCAGGCTCTCTTGCTTCACATCTTGGGTAGAG ACTGGACCTGGACAGAAGCACTGACCTTGGAGCCCCTAGATACGGAGACATGGACCAGCAGTGCAGCACGGAGACTAGTGGCCACGTTAGAGGCTTCCATTCAAGGGGAAAGAGCGCAGGTCACCCAGCCCATCTGTGCTGCTCAAGGAGGGGCTGAGGAGGCGGATTCGTACCTGCAAGAGGAATCTCACCGCACCATTGTGTCCTGGTTTGGGGATACACCCTCGGCCCAGCTGGGCGTCCACAGACTAGTGCAGCTAGGAATGACATCTGGAAAACGGGCAGGAGATTGGTACGGGCCAGCAGTGGTGGCACACATACTCCG AAAAGCTGTTGATGAAGCAGTAGATACGATGCTGAAAGGGATAAGCGTTTATGTAGCGCAGGACTGCACCG TGTACAGTGCTGATGTTATCGATAGCCATTCAAAGCAGACAGGCAGCCACGGTGATCCTCAGGGACTCAATCCTGGAGCTGCCCCTGATAGTAGAGCTGTGATCATCCTCATTCCTGTGAGACTCGGTGGAGAGAAAATCAACCTGGAATACTTGAGCTTTGTCAAG AGCATACTAAGCTTAGAGTACTGTATCGGCATCATTGGCGGAAAGCCTAAACAGGCCTACTATTTTGTGGATTTCAAG G ATGACAGCTTGATTTACATGGATCCTCATTACTGTCAGTCTTTTGTGGATGTCAGCACAAGCGATTTCCCTCTGCAG tcTTTTCATTGCCCATCACCAAAGAAAATGCCTTTCAGTAAAATGGACCCAAGCTGCACAGTTGGATTCTACTCAAAAAATGTTGAACACTATGAAAGAATCAGCAACGAGCTGTCAAAG ATATTGCAGCCTTCGTCAAAAGAGAAGTACCCTGCGTTCACCTTTATGAAGGGACACGGGAAGGATTATGAACTTTCGGTTGCTGTAGAAAAGCGAGAATGGCCTTTCATCAGGGACACAAGGAAAGCAGGGTCAACATCGGGAGACTTTGTGCTGCTCTGA